GCGCGCACTGCATGCAAACCGTAGGCGACGAAACAGCCAAGCGAAAGAATCAGCAGCATCAGCACGGTCGCGTGCTGGATCGCGAATTCGGTGCGTCCGTCGAGCGCCATCGAGATCGACACCATGCCGACGATCAGCAGCACATAGCCTTTGATGTCGAAGCGCGCGGTATCGGGATTGCGGCTGTCGGGCATGTAGATGAACGTCGCGATCACGCCGATGATGCCGACGGGCACGTTGATCAGGAAGATCCAGTGCCACGACGCGATCTTGACGAGCCAGCCGCCGAGCGTCGGGCCGATCAGCGGCCCGATCAGCCCCGGAATGGCGACGAACGACAGCGCGGGCAGATAGCGTTCCGCGGGAAACACGCGCAGCACGGCAAGCCGTCCGACGGGGAGCAGCATCGCGCCGCCGACGCCCTGCAGCACGCGATAGATCACGAGTTGCGTGAGCGTCTGCGCATTCGCGCAGAGAAGCGAACCGATCGTGAAGACGAGGATCGCGCTCATGAACACGCGCCGCGTGCCGAGCTTGTCCGCGAGCCACCCGGAGACGGGAATCATCACGGCCATCGTCAGCGAATACGCGATCACGACCGATTGCATATGCAACGGCAATTCGCCGAGACTGCGCGCCATCGCGGGCAGCGCCGTGTTGACGATGGTCGAATCGAGCGTCTGCATGAAGAAGCCCGTCGCGACGATCCACAGCATCACCGTCAGCGAGCGGGCCGTGGGCGTGGTTTTGCTCGTGTCGCTATGAGCGGTCGTTGCAGATTCGGTCGATTCGGACATGAAGACGAGGCAGGGCGGCTGGGCGGGGAGCCCACATTCTAAGGAAAAAGCGCGAGATTCGTATCGATGTCAGCGCGAGCAAGTGCCGCGCCTCAGGTCGCGAGTGTATGATAGTGTCATACACTATTCGACGGAGCGGCCATCATGGCAAGCACACGTTTGACCATCACGTTGACACCGGAACTGCTCGAGTTCGTTCGCGAGCGGAGCGCGGGTGGCGACTACAACAACGACAGCGAAGTGATTCGCGACGGGCTGCGCCTTCTCAAAGCACGCGATCAGGCCGTCGAAGAATGGCTGCGCAAAGAAGTGGTGCCCGCGCATCTGCGGCTGAAGGCCGATCCTTCGCGCGCGCTGTCGGCCGACGATGTAGCGAAACAGCTCGCGGAACGTCGCAAAGCCCGAAAGAAACCGGCGGCATGAGGCAATACAAGGTTGTATTCGCGCCGGAATTCATGGTTTCGCTGGATCGCATTCTGAGCTTCATGGAATTGACTGCGGCTTCTGAACATCATCTCGATCGCTACCAGCACAATGTGCTGGAGTTCTGCCAAACGATGAGCTGCTTCCCATATCGCGGCAAGCCGCGCGACGATCTCGCGCCTGGCTTGCGGATTACCCATTACCGGAACAACACGGTACTGCCGTATGCAGTGGACGAAGATTCCCAGACCATAGCGTTTCTCGGGGTGTACGCCGCGCGTCAGGACTACGAGAAGCTCATGATGGGCGAATGAACGCGCGCCTTCATCACCCCTTCAACCGCGCCGCCGCCTCAAAAAACGCCCGCGCCCGCGGCTCGTTCGCAAACGCCGCATTGATGCGAATCCACGGGCTAGGCTCCGCATTCGGCCTGAAATAGCTGCCGGGCGCCACCGTCACCCCGAGCGGCGCGCCGCATTCGACGAGCCGCTCCGCATCGTCGATATGCGGCACGCGCGCCCACACGAACTTGCCGCCGATCGGATTTTCGAACACCTCCCAGCCGCTCATTTCGAGCGCCTGCACGGTTGCGCCTAGCGCGTCGCGCATACGCCGCCGCAACCGGTCCAGATGCTTGCGATACATCCCGCGTTCGAGCAGCGCCACCGTCACGGCTTCCGCGAAACGCGATCCGCCGATGCTCGTCAGCATCTTGATGTCGGCGAGATCCTTGATGGTCGCGTGGTCCGCGATCACGTAGCCGATCCGCAGCGACGACGACAAGGTCTTCGACAGCCCGCCGATGTAAATCACATGTTCGAGCTGATCGAGCGTCGCGAGGCGATCGGTGGGATCGCTCTGGAAGTCCGCGTAGATGTCGTCTTCGATGATCTTGAAGTTGTGTTCGCGCGAGAGTTGCAGCAGACGGAACGAGATCGGCGGCGCGATCGTCGTGCCCGTCGGGTTGTGAAAGACGGAGTTGATGAAGAAGACCTTCGGCCGATGCTGCTGCAACTGCTTTTGCATCGCGTCGAGATCGGGACCCGTGCGCGTGCGCGGAATGCCGACGAGCTTCACGCCATGCAGCTTCAGCAAACCGTTGAAATTGTAGTAGCCGGGATCCTCGACGAAGATCGTGTCGCCGGGCTTCAGCATGTAACGCATCAGCAGATCCATCGCCTGGCTCGCGCCGATCGTGATCAGGATCTGCGAGGCTTCCGCTTCGATGCCGAGCTGCGCGACGCGCGCCTGCAAATGCTCGCGCAGCGTCGCGTTTCCGAGCGGCGTCGCGTAGTCGATCATGCTCGCGCCGTCGGTGCGCGACACGTGGCGGATCGCCTGCGCAAGGCTGTCCATGTCGCGCCACGATTCGGGGATGAAGCCGCTGCCGAGCTTCAGCGATTCGCCCGGGTGATTGAACTGCTGCATGATGTGCACCGATTCGTCCTCGGCGCGGCGCGGGTCGGACGTACCCTGGCCGCTCATCGATGCGCGATGCCGCTCCGCCACGTAGAACCCCGAGCCGGGCCGCGAATCCAGATAGCCGAGCGACACGAGCCGGTCGTATGCCTCGATCACCGGGAAGCGGCTGATGTCGTTTTCGGTGGCGAACTGGCGGATCGACGGCAGCTTCGCGCCGGGATGCGCGGTGCGCGAGCGGATCCATTCCTGCACGCCGCTCACGATCTGCTCGGTGAGCGGCACGCCGTTTTCGCGGTTCAGGTCGATGTCTAGCTTCACAGGGTGTCTCCCTTCGGGCGCTCCGCCGGCCGTACGCAAACGCTCTGTCACGGTCGAAGCACCAGCAACTGTCAGGTTTTCTGGCTGTACAGTTCTTTTGAAACTGTTCAGCACTGTGCATGTGACAGTTATCTTCGCACGACAATAATGGATGCAAGCGAAAAAGCACTTCAAGGAGCGAGCGATGCGTGAAATCCGTACTTTTGAACTCGAACACGGCGAGCCGGCCAGCGCCTGGCGGGTCGCGCAGCCGCTCGCCGTG
This genomic interval from Paraburkholderia sabiae contains the following:
- the mdtD gene encoding multidrug transporter subunit MdtD, with protein sequence MLWIVATGFFMQTLDSTIVNTALPAMARSLGELPLHMQSVVIAYSLTMAVMIPVSGWLADKLGTRRVFMSAILVFTIGSLLCANAQTLTQLVIYRVLQGVGGAMLLPVGRLAVLRVFPAERYLPALSFVAIPGLIGPLIGPTLGGWLVKIASWHWIFLINVPVGIIGVIATFIYMPDSRNPDTARFDIKGYVLLIVGMVSISMALDGRTEFAIQHATVLMLLILSLGCFVAYGLHAVRASNPIFSLDLFKIHTFSVGLLGNLFARIGSGAMPYLIPLLLQVSLGYSAFEAGLMMLPVAAAGMSSKRLVTRLIMKYGYRRVLVSNTVLVGLAMASFSLTSEHQPLWLRLVQLAFFGGVNSMQFTAMNTLTLKDLGTGGASSGNSLFSLVQMLAMSLGVTVAGALLTTFTGLMPRVTAANSLPAFHATFLCVGLITAATSWIFAQLSADIRQPAKRADPQERT
- a CDS encoding type II toxin-antitoxin system ParD family antitoxin translates to MASTRLTITLTPELLEFVRERSAGGDYNNDSEVIRDGLRLLKARDQAVEEWLRKEVVPAHLRLKADPSRALSADDVAKQLAERRKARKKPAA
- a CDS encoding type II toxin-antitoxin system RelE/ParE family toxin, translated to MRQYKVVFAPEFMVSLDRILSFMELTAASEHHLDRYQHNVLEFCQTMSCFPYRGKPRDDLAPGLRITHYRNNTVLPYAVDEDSQTIAFLGVYAARQDYEKLMMGE
- a CDS encoding aminotransferase-like domain-containing protein; translation: MKLDIDLNRENGVPLTEQIVSGVQEWIRSRTAHPGAKLPSIRQFATENDISRFPVIEAYDRLVSLGYLDSRPGSGFYVAERHRASMSGQGTSDPRRAEDESVHIMQQFNHPGESLKLGSGFIPESWRDMDSLAQAIRHVSRTDGASMIDYATPLGNATLREHLQARVAQLGIEAEASQILITIGASQAMDLLMRYMLKPGDTIFVEDPGYYNFNGLLKLHGVKLVGIPRTRTGPDLDAMQKQLQQHRPKVFFINSVFHNPTGTTIAPPISFRLLQLSREHNFKIIEDDIYADFQSDPTDRLATLDQLEHVIYIGGLSKTLSSSLRIGYVIADHATIKDLADIKMLTSIGGSRFAEAVTVALLERGMYRKHLDRLRRRMRDALGATVQALEMSGWEVFENPIGGKFVWARVPHIDDAERLVECGAPLGVTVAPGSYFRPNAEPSPWIRINAAFANEPRARAFFEAAARLKG